A segment of the Cololabis saira isolate AMF1-May2022 chromosome 3, fColSai1.1, whole genome shotgun sequence genome:
ACCAACAGAAATGTCCAGGATGTATGCTCCCAGGTGATACTGCCACTAGGAGGCGATGAGGTCCTCTTGATCTCCTGGACAACCACTGCTCCTTTCCTCCAACCTTAACACGTTGCTGTACAAAACTCTGTGCCTCCAATTCATAAACACAAAAAGCCTCTgtatcctgccaacaacgccaaATGTGACCAAATGAGTGCTGCTCATACCCTTTTAAACAATCATCTGGTAATCAAAATCCCCATGCAGGTAATGGTAACTTTAGGGAGAGACAGAGGCTTCTGTGTGTACAATTATATCACATTTATTGATCACAATTAAAAGAAACAAGCCATCCAACAGATAAAATGGGTACTTTAGATACGGGACCGAGGGACACAATAACACCTCCTACTACATCACTGCAAAcgtaaataaagataaataaaagcaCTGCTCAAAGGCACAAATGAGCACACCAATACTAttaaaaatactataaaaaacGTCACACTGTAGAAgtggggaagggggggggggcccggTCACCATGTACGAAGtacaccaaaataaaataacacttCCTACAAAAATAGTTGAGGCACGAGAGTAGCAACGCTTCAAATAAaaactgtataaaaataaaactgtataaaaataaaattgaggaAAGGAGCAATGGCTGCCTGCTGACCGCTGTGTCACCAGTCCAGCCTGCAATATACACAGACCAATTAGACACTGGATACTTATACTGTCCATCATCATATACTGGCCAGTTTAACACTCTACCTCTTGGGCCTACAGCATTTACTTGCCCAGCAAGTAAGGGTAAGGCTCAGGATCCTCACAGGAATTCAGGTCCAGTCTAacacagtaagaaaacaaaatgataTTAATTCTTAAATTAACAATATAATGAAGAATCAGACTGAAAGTGGTTGCATGCCAATGCATGAGTCATACCTTGTTTATGTTGctaagatgtgtgtgtgtggaatctGTCCCCAACAGCACCATTCACAGTCTTGGTACTTTAGACACACAGGTGCTGCActcacacccacacacgcacgcactgaTCCCAACGGAGCAAACGAGAACAAACGATACTTCCGCTCTTCTCACGAGAGTTTATGCAGGCTCAGATTACCGCTCTGCATAAATCTAGGTAGGTGGCTCCCAGGTCCTAGTGTCCCACCCGTCACATGTAGATAGCGCGACTGCGCCTCTCCGAAGCGTAGATGGCGTGACAGCAGTGACATACGCTGGAGAACAAACATATAATACAGCTGGTAAAAACCCGATCGTCTGTTTCTGAGTTTTTACTTCCTCTTTTAGAGGTGAATGTTAGGATAAGAAAAGAGATTTCCTGTCGGACCACAGTGTCCCCGCCCTGAACCCTCAGCGCAACACAAGCTTCACAAAAGCAGAAACGTGAGTttcctgaggaggaggaggacaggcGTCTGAAGTTTAACAAGTAAAACACTGAAGTAACATCAAGTTTATAAATGTCGCTTTTGCTGTTATAAATGAAATATCGTTCACTGTTGTGTTTATGTGAAGAGTAAAAGTGGAAACGGCGTTCGTTTATCAAAACTAACGTTCAACACGgtaaagcatgaattatggttctgcgttaaaccaacgcagagctctacgccgtagggtgcgcgtcgccgcgtaacttaCGGTGTAGAGCTCTGCGTGGGTGTAACgcagaaacataaatcagccttaatttaGCCATCATGGAGAACTTTAatcttttataatatttttaattaACCTGATCGGACTAAATACGTTTTCTAAATGTCTAATATTGTAGAATAATGCTGGAAGTTCAGGCTTCAGTTATTCTAAATAAACAGACTAATGTAAAACTTTGATTAGTAATATTAAACGaacaaagaaaattaaatgtaGAAATCTTTGTTTAAATTAGTTAAATACAGAAGATGAATATTAGTTTAAAGAGTTTACTCAGGAAGAAAAACCTAAAACTGACCAGTTCATGTTCTGTCTGTTTTGATGAATAAATCTTTATCCTGTTATGAGACAGAAATTTTCCGATTTTAATGAGTCTTCAAAATAAAGGTATATTTTGGTAATTTGGTTAAATATGATGTTTTTCTGCGTTGTACTATGACTTATTCTAAAGGAACCCATCTAAGTATAAAACCCCACACTTTCAGTTGACGATGAATGTAATAAATGCAGAATAATAACAGATTTAGACAAAACGGTgactccttcaaaataaaagtaaatccaGTCTTTTTTAGCGTTACAAGGTTTTCCAGATTGAGTGTTTGTGACCCACTGAACTTCATCTGAACACTAAAGCAATGGAGAGAATCAAAATGAACCGTAAACATGTTTATGTTTCTTTATTAATCAATAATAATCCTAatttttaatgaattaattcatCAACAATAACATTTAGACGAGTTTAAGCATCTTACAAATTCAAtacaatttaattttattcataAAGCGTATATATTACAgtagaagttgtctctaggtggttttcagagaccagaacattACCCTCCATCAATTATTACACATAGTAACAACAGCTCCTGATGGCAGAATACCGTCCTGCAGATCTACATGTGGATCTTCTAGAAACTACAGATCAATAATGAAGAACTTCAGAGGGAAGACTTTCCATCAGGATGTGGTTAACTTACAGAACAGAACTCATACTGACATCCAGCGGGAGAACATTTAAGTCTTTCtgtccatatttttttttttttttttagattttttttttctttatttaaatcttgaaatacaatgaaaaattaagattgaAGGCAACATACAAATACAGAGATTCCAGCACcaaattgaaaataaatgaaaaaaagaatatatataaaggacaagacagttgaatgtaaattaaaaagttaattaaaaataaaaacagcataatGTGTGAGAGTAGGTTTCATGTTAACAAATTCAGTTATTTACAGATGCCGATGGTATTTTGTGCCTTTGTATTTTTAGATGAGCAGATCTTCTTCATAGATTGTTCAAGTTCTTTTTTGAGTATAAAGAGTTGAATTTGAATGAATTTGCACTTATCTATGTGAAACTTTGCTAAAAGAAAGACAGATtcataaaaaagaaagcatacttatctttgtgattaaaaattatgaaaaccaaaaataacattcttataataaagatgaaaatcagaaaagacaGAATCAGCAATAATATACTTGTGGAACTCCCTCCAGAATTTATAAGTGAATTCACACGACCAGAATAAGTGAGAATATGTTTCAGGCTGCATTTggcaaaaagaacaattaacatCTATATCATTCTtaaattttgataaatattgttttgcagGGTAGAATTTGTGTATCAATTTAAAAGAGATCTCTTTGACTTTATTTGTTAGAAAAGATATTTGTGGTAACTTTTGTCCACTCAATATCTGTCACGAAATTGACCCAATAAAATGTGGCTGGTTGGATGGAAGTTAAACCAGCATGGCTCTTACTTTGGCATTCGGAAGCTTACCAGTCTGTCAGTccagatctgatcagatctgaTACTCACAACCTCGTGTCTTCAAGATCCAGGTGTCTGCTCCGGGAGTCTCctgtgtttccatggagacgCCCTCTGACCCTgacctcttcctcatcttcatcatcagcacagcagcaggatgacagCAACTATCAGGACGACGGGAGCAGAGATGACGTGGACACTGAATGAATGGGAAGACTCCACCCTCCAGCTCACATCCGGCCTGTTGTCGGAACTCAGGGGAGACGCTACACAGGTGTACTTGTGCTTCCTCTGCAGCTCCTTTTCAACCATCACCAGCGTCTTCCTCAGCTGGTAGAGACCGTTGCCGTTGGGCAGCACCGAGCCAACGGTCATTTCCTCCTCGTCCACGGGTTCACCGTCCCGCAGCAGCGCCAGGTTGATGTGGCGAGGGTAGAAGTCTGTGGCCAGACAGGTGATctgggccccgcccccccgcggcTGTGATAGGAGGTGTAGTCGAGGTTGAACATGACGCATCAGCAGGTTCTTCTCGCTTACCAGCAGGCGTCGCAGAGTCCCGACGCAGAACGGCTCGTATTCGTCTGAGAAATTCTTCTGCTCGTCGTCCTGCTCCTTGGGATTCAACTTGAAATCCCAACCGTCACCACCGCTGTACTGGAATTTGTTCATGTTATACTCCACCCTGTCAGCATCAACACCATTTGCACTATCCCTGAACGTGACGAAATTATGCTGATCATCTTCCTGGACCTCACAAACGAACATCCTCTGGTGAACGTAGACGCCTGGAGAGGTCAGTTGCTTCTGAATTCTGGTTATCTCCAACCTGTTCTTCATATCCTCCATATTGTTCTTCAGCCCATCCAAGGCGAACTGTATCACTTCAAGCTTCTCCCCTTTCTCACCTCCAGCACCGACCTTCTTCACCTCTTTGGTCTCTGAGTCATAGTACCCCACCTGGATGTCGTCCAGCATCAGGACCCCAGAGAACTGTGGGAACTGGGTTGGTTTTGAGAGGTAGGTGAGCAACACCGACAGCGAGTGCCTGGAGCCTAAAAAAATGCACAGAATTATGGGTAAGaccaggggtgaaagtaagcTGGATCGGTCCGGTACGGGAATCTGGAAAGAAATAGAGACCCGGATCCCACAGGAAGGCGTTTTGAGCAGAGTGGGAGGAGAGAGAAGAGTGGAGAGGACAGATGATCCAGCTGTTATTCCCAGTTTACCAGGGCCGGACTGGGCCCCCAAATCAGGCCGGGAGACATACATCAGTCAGGCCACTCACTCAATGCGCgtgcacatttttaaaatgaattaattcccatttttaccatCCTGTGGATGTATTTTCATACCAGTATTGAGGACTCTATTTCTTTCTCCTGTAGACCTGTACTGCCTTTTGTCGAGCATATGGGCTAGAGTGTATGTGCATATTCTATTACCTTTGTATTTTTGTTCAGACCAACAAACTACTTTGTGTTTAAATTAGTAATACACAGTCTCTTTACATTTCCATTGCCatgggaaaataaataattagttAATTACTTTCTTACTTTCATGAATATTGGTCAGTGATCAATATAGTATTCTCTATTTCCAAACTTAGTGTAATAATGATCAAATGAAACAGAACAGAATAATAtcaaattcatttttatatCTGGCCTGGCTCTCATGCTCCCATTTCCAAAACCACTCCAGTAATCAGTGTGACAGTTACCAGCCAGAAAGGAGAAAGCAGTGTGTGTTTTACTTTAAACTTACTTTTTGATTGCACTTGTATGACTTGTTCAGAAGATGACGACTGGCTGGCAGTGGGGCCCGGGCCACTGGGGGGGGCGGAGGGCCTGCCGAACATTTCTGTTAATTTTAGACATTT
Coding sequences within it:
- the LOC133440728 gene encoding major histocompatibility complex class I-related gene protein-like encodes the protein MFVLHLMSGFLLLHLVMSSGSRHSLSVLLTYLSKPTQFPQFSGVLMLDDIQVGYYDSETKEVKKVGAGGEKGEKLEVIQFALDGLKNNMEDMKNRLEITRIQKQLTSPGVYVHQRMFVCEVQEDDQHNFVTFRDSANGVDADRVEYNMNKFQYSGGDGWDFKLNPKEQDDEQKNFSDEYEPFCVGTLRRLLVSEKNLLMRHVQPRLHLLSQPRGGGAQITCLATDFYPRHINLALLRDGEPVDEEEMTVGSVLPNGNGLYQLRKTLVMVEKELQRKHKYTCVASPLSSDNRPDVSWRVESSHSFSVHVISAPVVLIVAVILLLC